Proteins encoded within one genomic window of Sulfurovum sp. XGS-02:
- a CDS encoding phosphate-starvation-inducible PsiE family protein: protein MDNENKKDSFVEIGHELTDKLEDPFIDFLHKIIRMAVKVLAALMVLVIVWGIGDVIYVLYQRLVSPPFMLLNINDILATFGAFLAVLIAIEIFINITLYLKTNVIPVRLVVATALMAISRKVIIFDFGAITPLFVLSTAAVVFALGITYWLITKKS, encoded by the coding sequence ATGGATAATGAAAACAAAAAGGATTCTTTTGTAGAAATTGGTCATGAATTGACAGACAAGTTGGAAGATCCCTTTATAGATTTTCTTCACAAGATCATACGTATGGCAGTAAAAGTGTTGGCAGCTTTAATGGTTTTGGTTATTGTCTGGGGTATCGGTGATGTCATCTATGTATTATATCAGCGTCTGGTATCTCCACCATTTATGCTCCTAAATATCAATGATATACTGGCCACCTTTGGTGCCTTTCTTGCCGTACTGATCGCTATAGAGATCTTTATCAATATTACACTCTATCTCAAAACCAATGTAATACCGGTCAGACTGGTTGTCGCAACTGCACTCATGGCCATTTCACGTAAGGTTATCATTTTTGATTTTGGAGCGATCACACCTCTTTTTGTGCTTAGTACAGCAGCTGTTGTCTTTGCTTTGGGGATCACATACTGGCTTATTACCAAAAAAAGCTAA
- a CDS encoding cation-transporting P-type ATPase, with protein MQNQVDASIFISEEWHTKSTESVFTLLETSRDGLAQEEVEKRLETYGPNQLPAVQTRSAFLRFIYQFHNILIYVLLAAGMVTAILEHWIDAGVIFAVVLLNAVIGFLQEGKAENALRSIQQMLSPHAIAIRNGRQITIQAEDLVPGDIVSLQSGDKVPADLRLFRVKGLQIQESALTGESVAVEKRTDPVVKESVIGDRHCMAYSGTIVTHGQGSGIVIGTGVETQIGRISSLVSEVESATTPLIQQMAQFARWLTIAILSISLITFAFGLLVRDYAAVEMFLASVSLAVAAIPEGLPAIMTITLAIGVQRMAHRNAIIRKLPAVETLGAVTVICSDKTGTLTRNEMTVSMIATAKDLFELSGTGYDPHGEISLSGRAVLSEERPLLQEVARVAMLCNDASLEQKNGEWLVHGDPMEGALLVAGLKAGLDIEMESKEYPRTDLIPFESEHRFMATLHHDHSCDTFIFLKGAPEKILEMCTYQRSLNGDQPLDTQYWLERIETLAGYGQRVLALAFKPAKPKQEELAFSDLEDGLIMLGMLGLIDPPREEAIEAVQVCDRAGIRVKMITGDHGATARAIAKQLKLVNSDDVLTGTELEVMSEEELRQRVLDVDIYARVNPEHKLCLVRLLQEHGLIVAMTGDGVNDAPALKRADVGTAMGHNGTEAAKEASEMVLADDNFASIMHAVEEGRTVYDNLKKAILFILPTNGGEALIILAAIAFGFHQMPLIPVQILWVNMVTAVTLALSLAFEPPEYNVMQRPPRDAHEPILTGYLIWRIAYVSMILMSGTFGLFLWEMEQGAGIAHAQTVAVNTLIMFEIFYLFNSRYITESIFNWEGLSGNRYVLISIAILIILQLCFTYLSPMQSLFGSTAIDFTIWLRIVLVASSVLFLVELEKYIVRYMGKNKRRV; from the coding sequence ATGCAGAACCAAGTAGATGCGTCAATTTTTATATCAGAAGAGTGGCATACAAAAAGTACAGAATCTGTCTTCACATTACTTGAAACATCCAGAGATGGTCTTGCCCAAGAAGAGGTAGAGAAGAGACTTGAAACGTATGGGCCAAATCAGCTTCCTGCAGTACAGACGCGCAGTGCATTTCTACGGTTTATCTATCAATTTCATAATATATTGATCTATGTGCTGCTTGCTGCAGGTATGGTTACTGCCATATTGGAGCATTGGATCGATGCAGGTGTGATCTTTGCTGTCGTGCTTCTCAACGCAGTGATTGGATTCTTACAAGAGGGAAAAGCTGAAAATGCTTTGAGATCGATACAACAGATGCTTTCTCCTCATGCGATCGCGATACGTAACGGCCGACAGATCACGATTCAGGCAGAAGATCTGGTGCCCGGTGATATCGTAAGTCTGCAATCTGGTGATAAGGTACCGGCAGACCTGAGACTTTTCCGCGTTAAGGGACTTCAGATCCAGGAATCGGCATTGACAGGTGAGTCGGTAGCCGTAGAAAAAAGGACAGATCCTGTAGTAAAGGAGAGTGTGATAGGCGATCGTCACTGCATGGCTTACTCGGGCACCATTGTGACACACGGCCAGGGTAGTGGTATAGTTATAGGTACCGGTGTAGAGACACAAATAGGTCGTATCAGCAGTCTGGTATCGGAAGTCGAATCCGCGACTACTCCTCTGATTCAACAAATGGCCCAGTTTGCCCGTTGGCTTACTATAGCTATTTTGTCTATTTCACTTATCACTTTCGCCTTTGGTTTATTGGTCAGGGATTATGCTGCTGTGGAAATGTTTCTGGCTTCGGTAAGTCTTGCAGTAGCCGCTATTCCGGAGGGACTGCCTGCCATCATGACGATTACGCTTGCCATTGGTGTACAGAGAATGGCACATCGTAATGCGATTATCCGTAAACTGCCAGCTGTTGAAACACTCGGAGCGGTCACAGTGATTTGTTCGGATAAAACAGGTACCTTGACACGTAATGAAATGACCGTTTCTATGATTGCGACAGCCAAAGATCTGTTCGAACTGAGTGGAACAGGGTATGATCCGCATGGAGAGATATCTTTGTCAGGCAGAGCTGTACTTTCTGAAGAAAGACCACTTTTACAGGAAGTGGCCCGGGTTGCAATGCTTTGCAATGATGCATCATTGGAACAAAAGAACGGTGAATGGCTTGTGCATGGTGATCCGATGGAGGGAGCCCTTCTGGTAGCCGGGTTAAAGGCCGGGTTGGATATAGAGATGGAGTCCAAAGAGTATCCTCGTACCGATCTTATCCCTTTTGAATCAGAACACCGATTCATGGCGACACTCCACCATGACCATTCATGCGATACTTTTATCTTTCTCAAGGGTGCCCCGGAGAAGATATTAGAGATGTGCACCTATCAGAGAAGTCTCAATGGTGACCAACCTTTGGATACGCAGTACTGGCTGGAACGTATTGAAACTTTGGCAGGGTATGGACAGCGCGTATTGGCCCTTGCCTTCAAGCCGGCAAAGCCTAAACAGGAAGAACTTGCATTCAGCGATCTGGAGGATGGCCTGATCATGCTGGGTATGCTTGGCTTGATCGATCCGCCCCGAGAAGAAGCGATTGAAGCGGTGCAGGTCTGTGACAGGGCAGGCATCAGAGTGAAAATGATCACAGGTGACCATGGTGCAACTGCACGTGCTATCGCCAAACAACTGAAACTTGTGAATAGCGATGATGTGCTGACCGGAACAGAGCTTGAAGTGATGAGTGAAGAGGAGTTGCGCCAACGTGTGCTGGATGTTGATATCTATGCACGTGTAAATCCTGAACACAAACTTTGTCTGGTACGATTATTACAGGAGCATGGCTTGATCGTTGCAATGACAGGTGACGGTGTGAACGATGCACCGGCACTCAAGCGTGCAGATGTAGGTACTGCAATGGGGCACAATGGTACAGAAGCTGCAAAAGAAGCGTCTGAAATGGTACTTGCAGATGATAATTTTGCTTCCATTATGCATGCAGTAGAAGAGGGGCGTACTGTCTATGACAACCTCAAAAAGGCCATACTCTTTATTCTTCCGACCAATGGTGGTGAAGCGTTGATCATTCTTGCTGCTATTGCATTTGGTTTTCATCAAATGCCACTCATACCGGTGCAGATCCTTTGGGTCAATATGGTGACAGCTGTAACATTGGCACTATCATTGGCATTTGAGCCACCAGAATACAATGTCATGCAAAGACCTCCGCGTGATGCCCATGAGCCTATACTTACGGGGTATCTCATTTGGCGTATTGCGTATGTTTCAATGATCTTGATGAGCGGGACATTCGGGCTTTTTCTTTGGGAGATGGAACAGGGTGCCGGAATTGCGCATGCACAAACTGTAGCTGTAAATACACTGATCATGTTTGAGATATTTTATCTGTTCAATTCCCGTTATATCACAGAATCGATCTTCAACTGGGAAGGTCTATCCGGAAACCGTTATGTATTGATCTCTATTGCTATACTGATCATACTCCAGCTTTGTTTTACCTATCTTAGCCCTATGCAGTCTCTATTCGGAAGCACTGCAATCGACTTTACCATATGGCTGCGTATAGTGTTGGTCGCCTCTTCTGTACTCTTCCTTGTAGAGCTTGAAAAGTATATTGTACGATACATGGGGAAAAACAAAAGGAGGGTTTAG
- the trxA gene encoding thioredoxin — protein MAYIDLTTKNFNETLDNNEIVIIDFWAEWCGPCKQFAPIFERVAEKYPDITFAKVNTEEQPAISAQYGIRSIPTLMVSRDGIILLNQAGMLPEEAFDKLITHVKGLDMDQIRAEIAKDEEDDE, from the coding sequence ATGGCATATATAGATTTAACAACAAAAAATTTTAACGAAACACTGGATAATAATGAAATAGTTATTATCGATTTTTGGGCAGAATGGTGTGGTCCCTGTAAACAGTTCGCACCCATTTTTGAAAGGGTAGCAGAAAAATATCCTGATATCACCTTTGCTAAGGTCAACACTGAGGAACAACCTGCTATATCGGCACAGTACGGTATCCGTTCGATCCCGACACTGATGGTCAGTAGAGACGGTATCATCCTGCTTAATCAAGCAGGTATGCTGCCTGAAGAAGCCTTTGATAAGCTCATCACCCACGTAAAGGGGCTTGATATGGATCAAATACGTGCAGAGATAGCTAAAGATGAAGAGGATGACGAGTAA
- a CDS encoding ABC transporter ATP-binding protein, which produces MKLSHVYKTFYPDTPKEVRALTDINLTFEKGEFTTLSGESGSGKTTLLNIIGGLDSATSGEIFFEGEEISAYSEEKMAKLRLHDIGFIFQAYNLIHVLNVRENIGFIMKLLKFDQKEIDARTTELAEILQIADLLDKLPGEISGGQQQRVAVARAVASRPKLILADEPTANLDSKNSARLMNMLRTLNEKEHVTVIFASHDKYVLEQSKRIIVLDDGVVVEDR; this is translated from the coding sequence ATGAAACTCAGCCATGTCTACAAAACATTCTACCCTGATACTCCTAAAGAGGTCAGAGCCCTTACCGATATCAACCTTACTTTTGAAAAAGGTGAGTTCACTACACTGAGCGGTGAGTCAGGTTCAGGCAAGACCACTCTTTTGAATATTATAGGTGGACTGGACTCTGCAACAAGCGGAGAGATCTTTTTTGAAGGAGAAGAGATATCGGCTTACAGTGAAGAGAAAATGGCAAAGCTCAGACTGCATGATATCGGTTTTATCTTCCAGGCCTACAATCTCATACATGTACTTAATGTCAGAGAAAACATAGGGTTCATCATGAAACTGCTCAAGTTCGATCAAAAAGAGATAGATGCACGTACTACGGAGTTGGCTGAGATCTTGCAGATAGCGGACCTCCTCGATAAACTTCCCGGTGAGATCAGTGGAGGCCAGCAACAGCGTGTGGCTGTAGCACGAGCAGTGGCTTCACGCCCCAAACTGATACTCGCCGATGAGCCCACAGCAAACCTCGATTCGAAGAACAGTGCGCGCCTGATGAATATGCTGCGCACACTCAATGAAAAAGAGCACGTAACAGTCATTTTTGCTTCCCATGACAAATATGTGCTTGAACAGTCCAAGCGTATCATTGTTTTAGATGACGGAGTCGTCGTTGAAGATCGTTAA